The Candoia aspera isolate rCanAsp1 chromosome 6, rCanAsp1.hap2, whole genome shotgun sequence genome has a segment encoding these proteins:
- the WNT8B gene encoding protein Wnt-8b produces the protein MSWDSAEEFQTFPLLLFIDEAFSPFQAYLIYSSSVAAGAQSGIEECKFQFAWDRWNCPERALQLSSHGGLRSANRETAFVHAISSAGVMYTLTRNCSLGDFDNCGCDDSRNGQFGGQGWLWGGCSDNVGFGEAISKQFVDALETGQDARAAMNLHNNEAGRKAVKGTMKRTCKCHGVSGSCTTQTCWLQLPEFREVGTYLKEKYHKGLKVDILKGAANSAASRGAIVETFSSISKKELVHLEESPDYCLENKTLGLLGTEGRECLKRGKALSKWEKRSCQRLCGDCGLAVEEQRAEMVSSCNCKFHWCCAVRCEQCRKRVTKYHCVRKEKGEQHGGNVPPRKLRRKQP, from the exons ATGAGCTGGGACAGTGCAGAGGAATTCCAGACATTCCCTTTGCTGCTCTTCATTGATGAAGCCTTTTCTCCCTTCCAG GCGTACCTCATCTACTCCAGCAGTGTTGCGGCTGGTGCCCAGAGTGGTATTGAGGAATGCAAGTTCCAGTTTGCTTGGGATCGTTGGAACTGTCCGGAGAGAGCTTTGCAACTCTCCAGTCATGGAGGCCTTCGCAGTG CTAACCGAGAAACAGCTTTTGTCCATGCAATCAGCTCGGCTGGAGTCATGTACACATTGACACGAAACTGCAGTCTTGGGGACTTTGACAATTGTGGATGTGATGATTCTCGCAATGGACAGTTTG GAGGCCAAGGATGGTTGTGGGGAGGCTGCAGTGACAATGTGGGCTTTGGAGAAGCCATTTCCAAGCAGTTTGTGGATGCCCTtgaaacagggcaggatgccagaGCAGCAATGAATCTGCATAACAACGAAGCTGGCCGAAAG GCTGTGAAAGGGACTATGAAGAGGACCTGCAAATGTCATGGGGTTTCGGGCAGCTGCACCACCCAGACCTGCTGGCTGCAACTCCCCGAGTTTCGAGAAGTGGGCACGTACCTGAAGGAGAAGTACCATAAAGGACTGAAAGTGGACATATTGAAAGGGGCTGCCAACAGTGCTGCAAGTCGAGGGGCCATTGTGGAAACCTTCAGTTCCATCTCCAAAAAGGAGCTTGTCCACTTGGAAGAGTCTCCTGACTACTGCCTGGAGAACAAGACTTTGGGTCTTTTGGGAACTGAGGGCAGGGAATGCCTGAAGAGAGGCAAGGCCCTGAGTAAGTGGGAGAAGCGGAGCTGCCAGCGCTTGTGTGGGGACTGTGGGTTGGCTGTGGAGGAACAGCGGGCAGAAATGGTGTCGAGCTGCAACTGCAAATTCCACTGGTGTTGTGCGGTTCGTTGTGAGCAGTGCCGCAAACGTGTCACCAAGTATCACTGTGTCCGCAAGGAGAAGGGAGAGCAGCATGGGGGCAACGTGCCCCCACGCAAGCTCAGGAGGAAGCAGCCTTAG